The following coding sequences are from one Salvia hispanica cultivar TCC Black 2014 chromosome 3, UniMelb_Shisp_WGS_1.0, whole genome shotgun sequence window:
- the LOC125213684 gene encoding uncharacterized protein LOC125213684 isoform X1, which produces MLVLCFMTSRIYTTLVLLSQMPVVRHQKCCRIFPRGSIFPAAFVIFIGLFLWSRAITQHNIEDMLIWNLQGSKGLCKNQCRLPGSETLPQGIVSKTTNLERRPLWGLPKKTNTSKSLFAVAVGIKQKNNVDMMVQKFLGSDFAVMLFHYDGIVDEWKDYNWSSSVIHVSADNQTKWWFAKRFLHPDIVAEYNYIFLWDEDLGVEHFDPARYLSIVKYEGLEISQPALDLDKSEVHHLITARSGRSKVHRRSYKHDGKGIQCNDSSTGPPCTGWIEVMAPVFSKAAWRCVWYMIQNDLIHAWGLDIRLGYCAQGDRTKKIGVVDTEYLVHYGLPTLGDPRQKTTRWNKTSSSEKKDKSGSGEIDQRLAVRRESYNEYKVFRRRWKKAAESDECWADPYPDEGDHHQNQKDHPSFWTQT; this is translated from the exons ATGTTAGTCCTCTGTTTCATGACCAGCCGAATTTATACGACCCTTGTATTACTTTCTCAGATGCCGGTAGTGAGGCATCAAAAATGTTGTAGAATTTTCCCGCGAGGCAGCATCTTTCCTGCAGCTTTTGTTATCTTTATAGGACTCTTCCTATGGAGCAGAGCAATAACACAACACAATATAGAG GACATGTTAATATGGAATTTACAAGGTTCGAAAGGTTTATGTAAG AACCAATGCAGGCTTCCTGGAAGTGAGACGTTACCCCAAGGCATAGTTTCCAAGACCACTAATTTGGAGAGAAGACCACTATGGGGTCTTCCAAAG AAGACAAATACTTCTAAAAGTCTGTTTGCTGTTGCTGTGGGGATAAAGcagaaaaataatgtagatatgATGGTCCAGAAG TTCCTAGGAAGTGATTTTGCTGTCATGCTTTTCCATTATGATGGTATTGTTGATGAGTGGAAGGATTATAATTGGAGCAGTAGTGTCATACATGTCTCAGCTGATAATCAAACTAAATG GTGGTTCGCAAAGCGGTTTCTACATCCAGATATTGTAGCAGAGtataactatattttcttATGGGACGAAGACCTTGGTGTTGAACATTTTGATCCTGCCAG GTACCTATCGATTGTGAAATATGAAGGGCTAGAGATATCACAACCAGCGCTAGATCTTGACAAGTCTGAGGTGCACCATCTTATCACAGCTCGATCGGGGAGATCTAAAGTCCACAGGAGGTCTTATAAACATGATGGTAAGGGTATTCAATGCAATGACAGCAGCACCGGTCCTCCTTGCACAGG GTGGATAGAAGTGATGGCCCCTGTATTCTCGAAAGCTGCATGGCGTTGTGTGTGGTATATGATTCAG AACGATTTGATCCATGCGTGGGGACTAGACATACGGCTTGGTTATTGCGCACAG GGCGATCGAACAAAAAAGATTGGAGTTGTGGATACCGAATATCTTGTTCACTACGGCCTCCCAACTCTGGGAGATCCTCGCCAAAAG ACGACTAGATGGAACAAGACCTCTTCTAGTGAAAAAAAG GATAAATCCGGGTCGGGTGAAATCGACCAAAGACTCGCA GTTCGGAGAGAGTCATATAACGAGTACAAGGTGTTTAGGAGGAGGTGGAAGAAGGCGGCAGAGTCGGACGAGTGCTGGGCCGACCCGTACCCGGATGAGGGGGACCACCACCAAAACCAAAAGGACCACCCCTCCTTTTGGACCCAGACCTGA
- the LOC125213684 gene encoding uncharacterized protein LOC125213684 isoform X3, whose translation MLVLCFMTSRIYTTLVLLSQMPVVRHQKCCRIFPRGSIFPAAFVIFIGLFLWSRAITQHNIEDMLIWNLQGSKGLCKNQCRLPGSETLPQGIVSKTTNLERRPLWGLPKFLGSDFAVMLFHYDGIVDEWKDYNWSSSVIHVSADNQTKWWFAKRFLHPDIVAEYNYIFLWDEDLGVEHFDPARYLSIVKYEGLEISQPALDLDKSEVHHLITARSGRSKVHRRSYKHDGKGIQCNDSSTGPPCTGWIEVMAPVFSKAAWRCVWYMIQNDLIHAWGLDIRLGYCAQGDRTKKIGVVDTEYLVHYGLPTLGDPRQKTTRWNKTSSSEKKDKSGSGEIDQRLAVRRESYNEYKVFRRRWKKAAESDECWADPYPDEGDHHQNQKDHPSFWTQT comes from the exons ATGTTAGTCCTCTGTTTCATGACCAGCCGAATTTATACGACCCTTGTATTACTTTCTCAGATGCCGGTAGTGAGGCATCAAAAATGTTGTAGAATTTTCCCGCGAGGCAGCATCTTTCCTGCAGCTTTTGTTATCTTTATAGGACTCTTCCTATGGAGCAGAGCAATAACACAACACAATATAGAG GACATGTTAATATGGAATTTACAAGGTTCGAAAGGTTTATGTAAG AACCAATGCAGGCTTCCTGGAAGTGAGACGTTACCCCAAGGCATAGTTTCCAAGACCACTAATTTGGAGAGAAGACCACTATGGGGTCTTCCAAAG TTCCTAGGAAGTGATTTTGCTGTCATGCTTTTCCATTATGATGGTATTGTTGATGAGTGGAAGGATTATAATTGGAGCAGTAGTGTCATACATGTCTCAGCTGATAATCAAACTAAATG GTGGTTCGCAAAGCGGTTTCTACATCCAGATATTGTAGCAGAGtataactatattttcttATGGGACGAAGACCTTGGTGTTGAACATTTTGATCCTGCCAG GTACCTATCGATTGTGAAATATGAAGGGCTAGAGATATCACAACCAGCGCTAGATCTTGACAAGTCTGAGGTGCACCATCTTATCACAGCTCGATCGGGGAGATCTAAAGTCCACAGGAGGTCTTATAAACATGATGGTAAGGGTATTCAATGCAATGACAGCAGCACCGGTCCTCCTTGCACAGG GTGGATAGAAGTGATGGCCCCTGTATTCTCGAAAGCTGCATGGCGTTGTGTGTGGTATATGATTCAG AACGATTTGATCCATGCGTGGGGACTAGACATACGGCTTGGTTATTGCGCACAG GGCGATCGAACAAAAAAGATTGGAGTTGTGGATACCGAATATCTTGTTCACTACGGCCTCCCAACTCTGGGAGATCCTCGCCAAAAG ACGACTAGATGGAACAAGACCTCTTCTAGTGAAAAAAAG GATAAATCCGGGTCGGGTGAAATCGACCAAAGACTCGCA GTTCGGAGAGAGTCATATAACGAGTACAAGGTGTTTAGGAGGAGGTGGAAGAAGGCGGCAGAGTCGGACGAGTGCTGGGCCGACCCGTACCCGGATGAGGGGGACCACCACCAAAACCAAAAGGACCACCCCTCCTTTTGGACCCAGACCTGA
- the LOC125213684 gene encoding uncharacterized protein LOC125213684 isoform X2, translated as MARSSNLMPVVRHQKCCRIFPRGSIFPAAFVIFIGLFLWSRAITQHNIEDMLIWNLQGSKGLCKNQCRLPGSETLPQGIVSKTTNLERRPLWGLPKKTNTSKSLFAVAVGIKQKNNVDMMVQKFLGSDFAVMLFHYDGIVDEWKDYNWSSSVIHVSADNQTKWWFAKRFLHPDIVAEYNYIFLWDEDLGVEHFDPARYLSIVKYEGLEISQPALDLDKSEVHHLITARSGRSKVHRRSYKHDGKGIQCNDSSTGPPCTGWIEVMAPVFSKAAWRCVWYMIQNDLIHAWGLDIRLGYCAQGDRTKKIGVVDTEYLVHYGLPTLGDPRQKTTRWNKTSSSEKKDKSGSGEIDQRLAVRRESYNEYKVFRRRWKKAAESDECWADPYPDEGDHHQNQKDHPSFWTQT; from the exons ATGGCGCGATCATCTAATTTG ATGCCGGTAGTGAGGCATCAAAAATGTTGTAGAATTTTCCCGCGAGGCAGCATCTTTCCTGCAGCTTTTGTTATCTTTATAGGACTCTTCCTATGGAGCAGAGCAATAACACAACACAATATAGAG GACATGTTAATATGGAATTTACAAGGTTCGAAAGGTTTATGTAAG AACCAATGCAGGCTTCCTGGAAGTGAGACGTTACCCCAAGGCATAGTTTCCAAGACCACTAATTTGGAGAGAAGACCACTATGGGGTCTTCCAAAG AAGACAAATACTTCTAAAAGTCTGTTTGCTGTTGCTGTGGGGATAAAGcagaaaaataatgtagatatgATGGTCCAGAAG TTCCTAGGAAGTGATTTTGCTGTCATGCTTTTCCATTATGATGGTATTGTTGATGAGTGGAAGGATTATAATTGGAGCAGTAGTGTCATACATGTCTCAGCTGATAATCAAACTAAATG GTGGTTCGCAAAGCGGTTTCTACATCCAGATATTGTAGCAGAGtataactatattttcttATGGGACGAAGACCTTGGTGTTGAACATTTTGATCCTGCCAG GTACCTATCGATTGTGAAATATGAAGGGCTAGAGATATCACAACCAGCGCTAGATCTTGACAAGTCTGAGGTGCACCATCTTATCACAGCTCGATCGGGGAGATCTAAAGTCCACAGGAGGTCTTATAAACATGATGGTAAGGGTATTCAATGCAATGACAGCAGCACCGGTCCTCCTTGCACAGG GTGGATAGAAGTGATGGCCCCTGTATTCTCGAAAGCTGCATGGCGTTGTGTGTGGTATATGATTCAG AACGATTTGATCCATGCGTGGGGACTAGACATACGGCTTGGTTATTGCGCACAG GGCGATCGAACAAAAAAGATTGGAGTTGTGGATACCGAATATCTTGTTCACTACGGCCTCCCAACTCTGGGAGATCCTCGCCAAAAG ACGACTAGATGGAACAAGACCTCTTCTAGTGAAAAAAAG GATAAATCCGGGTCGGGTGAAATCGACCAAAGACTCGCA GTTCGGAGAGAGTCATATAACGAGTACAAGGTGTTTAGGAGGAGGTGGAAGAAGGCGGCAGAGTCGGACGAGTGCTGGGCCGACCCGTACCCGGATGAGGGGGACCACCACCAAAACCAAAAGGACCACCCCTCCTTTTGGACCCAGACCTGA
- the LOC125213685 gene encoding auxin efflux carrier component 5-like isoform X1, producing MQIGWGDVYKVVEAMAPLYVALLLGYGSKRMFKAEECDAINRFNCYFILPFFTFHFTASVNPYTFNFRFLAADVVAKAVVGAALVLWCKAGFGFAWAITSFSLSSFNNTLVVGVPLLKAMYGDAGEHLVIQSSVIQSLLWFPILLCLLEFRRAKLLSSSSNIHRHINVHTDESVVVANGDHGCTIIDTTASPFSSSSFCSTIKIVGMKLRKNPNCYACVLGLVWALLANRWDIVMPPMVDGSIQIMAKAGSGVAMFTMGLFMALQEKIIACGVGLSMYGMCLRFVCGPLITGVSALALGLRSDILAIVIIQAALPQAITCFMFAQEYSLHANVLSTAVIFGTIASLPLLIAYYVILDILVH from the exons ATGCAGATAGGGTGGGGAGATGTGTACAAAGTAGTAGAGGCCATGGCGCCGCTATACGTAGCGTTGCTATTAGGTTACGGGTCAAAGCGCATGTTCAAGGCGGAAGAATGCGACGCCATAAACCGTTTCAACTGCTATTTCATCCTCCCTTTCTTCACCTTCCACTTCACCGCCAGCGTCAATCCCTACACCTTCAACTTTCGTTTCCTAGCCGCGGACGTTGTTGCAAAAGCAGTTGTTGGTGCAGCCTTGGTTTTGTGGTGTAAGGCGGGGTTTGGCTTTGCGTGGGCCATCacctccttctctctctccagcTTCAACAACACCCTGGTGGTCGGGGTGCCTTTGCTCAAGGCCATGTATGGCGACGCGGGAGAGCATCTTGTTATACAGTCGTCCGTCATACAGTCTCTCCTCTGGTTCCCCATTCTCCTCTGCTTGCTTGAATTCCGCCGTGCCAAActactttcttcttcatctaaTATTCATCGTCATATTAATGTTCATACTGATGAATCTGTTGTTGTTGCCAACGGAGATCATGGTTGTACCATTATCGATACCACCGCATCACCCTTCTCCTCGTCTAGTTTCTGTTCAACTATCAAGATAGTCGGAATGAAGCTTCGAAAGAATCCCAATTGCTATGCTTGTGTCCTTGGACTCGTTTGGGCTCTATTAGCAAACAG GTGGGATATTGTGATGCCTCCGATGGTGGATGGATCGATTCAGATAATGGCAAAGGCGGGAAGTGGGGTGGCCATGTTCACTATGG GGCTGTTCATGGCGCTGCAAGAGAAGATAATAGCTTGTGGCGTAGGGCTAAGCATGTACGGTATGTGTCTGAGATTTGTATGCGGACCGCTTATCACAGGCGTTAGCGCTCTCGCTTTGGGCTTGCGCTCAGACATCCTCGCTATCGTTATTATACAG GCGGCTCTCCCGCAGGCGATAACCTGCTTCATGTTTGCTCAGGAGTATAGCTTGCACGCTAACGTACTCAGCACCGC GGTCATTTTCGGCACAATCGCATCCCTTCCTCTCTTGATTGCTTACTATGTCATTCTAGATATTCTtgttcattaa
- the LOC125213685 gene encoding auxin efflux carrier component 5-like isoform X2, protein MQIGWGDVYKVVEAMAPLYVALLLGYGSKRMFKAEECDAINRFNCYFILPFFTFHFTASVNPYTFNFRFLAADVVAKAVVGAALVLWCKAGFGFAWAITSFSLSSFNNTLVVGVPLLKAMYGDAGEHLVIQSSVIQSLLWFPILLCLLEFRRAKLLSSSSNIHRHINVHTDESVVVANGDHGCTIIDTTASPFSSSSFCSTIKIVGMKLRKNPNCYACVLGLVWALLANRWDIVMPPMVDGSIQIMAKAGSGVAMFTMGLFMALQEKIIACGVGLSMYGMCLRFVCGPLITGVSALALGLRSDILAIVIIQVKQGGSPAGDNLLHVCSGV, encoded by the exons ATGCAGATAGGGTGGGGAGATGTGTACAAAGTAGTAGAGGCCATGGCGCCGCTATACGTAGCGTTGCTATTAGGTTACGGGTCAAAGCGCATGTTCAAGGCGGAAGAATGCGACGCCATAAACCGTTTCAACTGCTATTTCATCCTCCCTTTCTTCACCTTCCACTTCACCGCCAGCGTCAATCCCTACACCTTCAACTTTCGTTTCCTAGCCGCGGACGTTGTTGCAAAAGCAGTTGTTGGTGCAGCCTTGGTTTTGTGGTGTAAGGCGGGGTTTGGCTTTGCGTGGGCCATCacctccttctctctctccagcTTCAACAACACCCTGGTGGTCGGGGTGCCTTTGCTCAAGGCCATGTATGGCGACGCGGGAGAGCATCTTGTTATACAGTCGTCCGTCATACAGTCTCTCCTCTGGTTCCCCATTCTCCTCTGCTTGCTTGAATTCCGCCGTGCCAAActactttcttcttcatctaaTATTCATCGTCATATTAATGTTCATACTGATGAATCTGTTGTTGTTGCCAACGGAGATCATGGTTGTACCATTATCGATACCACCGCATCACCCTTCTCCTCGTCTAGTTTCTGTTCAACTATCAAGATAGTCGGAATGAAGCTTCGAAAGAATCCCAATTGCTATGCTTGTGTCCTTGGACTCGTTTGGGCTCTATTAGCAAACAG GTGGGATATTGTGATGCCTCCGATGGTGGATGGATCGATTCAGATAATGGCAAAGGCGGGAAGTGGGGTGGCCATGTTCACTATGG GGCTGTTCATGGCGCTGCAAGAGAAGATAATAGCTTGTGGCGTAGGGCTAAGCATGTACGGTATGTGTCTGAGATTTGTATGCGGACCGCTTATCACAGGCGTTAGCGCTCTCGCTTTGGGCTTGCGCTCAGACATCCTCGCTATCGTTATTATACAGGTCAAGCAAG GCGGCTCTCCCGCAGGCGATAACCTGCTTCATGTTTGCTCAGGAGTATAG